A genomic segment from Mycoplasma sp. 1018B encodes:
- a CDS encoding RpiB/LacA/LacB family sugar-phosphate isomerase has product MNKKVVALASDHAGAELKNQLANYLNEKGYETVDLGPADASQSISYAAQGHQLANYLNEHKEVVFGLGFCGTGLGISYALNRHEHIRAARITSVEDAKLSKLHNDANVLVMGGRITEFEEAKKMLDAYLDTQYEGGRHQSRIDEIDRF; this is encoded by the coding sequence ATGAATAAAAAAGTTGTGGCTCTTGCAAGTGATCATGCTGGTGCGGAACTAAAAAATCAATTAGCTAATTATTTAAATGAAAAAGGTTATGAAACTGTTGATTTAGGTCCCGCCGATGCTTCGCAATCAATTTCTTATGCTGCTCAAGGACACCAACTAGCCAATTATCTCAACGAACATAAAGAAGTCGTATTTGGACTTGGTTTTTGTGGCACAGGATTAGGTATTTCATATGCTTTAAATAGACACGAACATATTAGAGCAGCTAGAATTACCAGTGTTGAAGATGCTAAATTGTCTAAATTACATAATGATGCAAATGTATTAGTAATGGGTGGACGTATTACTGAATTTGAAGAAGCTAAAAAAATGCTAGATGCATATTTAGACACTCAATATGAAGGCGGAAGACATCAATCTAGAATTGACGAAATAGATAGATTTTAA